Proteins from a genomic interval of Zingiber officinale cultivar Zhangliang chromosome 1B, Zo_v1.1, whole genome shotgun sequence:
- the LOC122009754 gene encoding arabinosyltransferase XEG113-like: protein MAPCNSLPDGKLVFLAIYTAVVAGIVFSALVILSSLAGDVGGGRTFYLFDSWLFASASSASLSSSPPPLSPPPGTTTPKRQTEPSNMYTRAIWDVPLDTKMPELKLFQLTKDMVKHRAQDNIIIVTLGNHAFMDFIMNWVKHLTDLNINNLLVGELVTL, encoded by the exons ATGGCACCGTGCAATTCGCTTCCCGATGGCAAGCTTGTCTTCTTAGCAATCTACACCGCAGTTGTCGCCGGCATCGTCTTTTCTGCCCTTGTAATCCTCTCCTCCCTCGCCGGCGATGTGGGTGGCGGAAGGACGTTCTACTTATTCGACAGTTGGCTCTTTGCTTCTGCGTCTTCTGCTTCGCTATCATCATCACCTCCTCCTCTTTCCCCTCCACCGG GTACTACAACACCGAAGCGACAAACAGAGCCTTCTAACATGTATACAAGAGCCATATGGGATGTACCACTTGATACTAAAATGCCTGAGTTGAAGTTGTTTCAGCTAACTAAGGATATGGTGAAGCATCGTGCACAAGACAACATTATTATTGTGACATTGGGAAATCATGCATTCATGGATTTTATCATGAATTGGGTCAAACACCTAACAGATCTTAATATCAATAACCTTCTTGTTGGTGAGTTAGTCACCTTATAA